Genomic segment of Paenibacillaceae bacterium GAS479:
AAAATTAAAAAGGACTTAGAAACGAGATACGCCGTTCGCTTATTGCCATTGTGAATACAATGGTTTTTCACCAGAGATTCCAGCAATGCTGCGGCCTTATCAAATATGGTTGCGTAAGCATCTTCTCCGAAGATATTTTGCTGGGGCCTATGAACAGCAGATTCCAGCAAGCCGTGATCTTTGATTCCGGACTGCTTCACGTCATTCATTTTTTTCATCATGAAATAGTGGGCTGAGACGACTTCCTCTTTAGTCAAAAAGAGCGTCATCTCATCGGTTCCTCAGGTCTTCAAGAATCCCTTCATCCTCTTCAAATACATCAAAAAAAGCTTCCAGAACTTCAGGACGAACATGATCAGGAAGTTTGTTTTGCCGAGCTTTCTTTACGATTACTTCCCCACGGTCATTTTCTATAAATTCAATTTCATCACCTTGCGAAATATCGAGCTTGGTAGCCAAGCCTTTGGGCAGGCTGACTCCCAAACTATTGCCCATTCTCCCTACTTTCCGGGAATATCGGGTCACATTCGGTTTTTCATTTGTCACTTTAATCACACCATTCATTTGAGGTTCCTCCTATAGTATGATCGTCACGAATAAAGTAATACCTTATTACAGTAATAACTTTATAATGTATGTACATCTTATCAGAATTGAGCGGTACTTTAAAGCCAGTCATAACCAATCTGCGTCTATCACCGCACCGCATTCCAAGCCAGTAAAAAAAGCGACCCTAAGGTGAACAAGTCCCAATCGGGACAAAAATAAACAAATTTCCGTTGACATCATTGGCTATTCCGATAGAATTTAATTATTAATTCCGATAAGATAAATAGAGATTATATTCGTTTGATAATTGACATTGAACAGCAGGGGGTGCCGTGTTGATAGAAATCCGGAACGTCACGAAACAATTCCAATCCCGGGGCCAGAGCGAGCTGTTTACGGCCTTGGACGATGTCAGTTTAACAATCGGCAAAGGCGAATTCGTGTCTTTGCTTGGCCCTTCGGGGTGCGGAAAGTCCACCCTGATGAACCTAGTCGCGGGACTCGAAACAGCGACGGGTTCTGTCGAGGTTGCAGGAAAGCAGGTAACGGGACCCGGACCTGACCGCGTTGTCGTATTTCAGGAGCATGCTCTTTTCCCATGGCTGACCGTTCTGGAGAACGTCGCCTTTGGACTTAAGCAGAAAGGCATCGGCAAAAAGGAGCGGACGGAACTCGCGATGGAGCAAATCAGATCCGTACACCTTAGCAAGTTCGTCGATCGTTATCCCCATGAGTTGTCCGGCGGCATGCGTCAACGTGCGGCCATCGCACGTGCGCTGGCAATGGATCCGGACATTCTGCTGATGGATGAGCCCTTCGCTGCTCTGGACGAACAGACCCGGCTGATTTTGCACCGCGAGCTTGAGGACATCTGGCTACGCACGAAAAAGACCATTCTGTTCGTTACTCATAACATCCGCGAAGCGGTTATGCTCTCCGATCGCGTCGTCGTCATGTCGACCCGCCCGGGAGCGATCAAAAAGGAATTCAAGGTACAGGCCGCAAGGCCCCGTCACAAGGCGGACTCCTTGTTACATCACGTAGAGAATAGCATCATGGAGTGCCTGCGGGACGAACTCGATAAAGTCATCAAGGAGGAAATGGGCGATGAGTACAGCCTTAAGAAGGACGCTGTTCCTGGCGATTCTGATCTTGGCATGGGAAGCGGCATATAGACTGATCGGCTGGCCGTCCTGGAAGTTTCCTTCGGCGCTTCAGACTTTTGAGACGCTGTACAATGGATTCGTTGATGGGAACCTGCTTGAAGCGACCTACCAAAGCATGAAGCGGCTGCTAACCGCGTTTGTCATTTCGATATCCATCGGCACAGTGCTCGGCTTCTTGTTCGCCCGCTATCGGTGGCTGGACGAAACGCTCGGTTTCCTCGTCGTCGCCTTGCAGACGGTGCCAAGCATCGCTTGGCTCCCGTTCGCGATCATCTGGTTCGGCCTCAGCGATACATCGGTTATTTTCATTACCGCGCTAGGAGCTACCTGGACGATGGCCATGTCAAGCCGAACAGGCATCATCAACATCCCTCCTATTTATACAAAAGCAGCTCAGACGCTCGGAACTGGCACGGGATTTCGCATGTTTTTTCAAATCATGGTTCCCGCTTCATTCCCTCATCTGATCACCGGGGTACGGGTGGCGTGGGCGTTCGCTTGGCGCGCGCTGGTCGCCGGCGAGCTGATTGCCAGAGGTGTCGGGCTTGGCCAGAACCTGCAGGCCGGCCGCGATCTTGGCGATACGGCGCTCATCTTGTCAGTCGTTTTCATCATCGGCATTCTCGGAACGATCTCCGACCACTTCTGCTTCAAGAAGCTTGAGGAGAAAATTCTTGTCCGTTATGGCTTAGCCGGCGTCAAAAAATAAATTCAACATACGAAAGAGGTATAGTAGATGAAAAAGCTGATCACCACTCTTGTATCCGTGGTCCTGGCCATGACGGTACTGACCGCCTGCGGCGGTAAAAACAGTGAGGCTCCGAGCGGTTCCGAAGGCTCGTCCAAAGATGCGATCACCGTCCGTCTCGGTGTGTTCAAAAACATTACGCATGCACCGAGTTATGTCGCGCTTGATAAAGGCTACTTCCAGAAAGAGTTTGGAGACAACGTAAAAATCGAAGTTCTTTCGTTTGATAATGGCTCCGAATTTTCCACCGCATTAGCTACAGGCGAAATCGATATCGGCACGGTTGGCCCCGGTCCGTCCACGAACCAATACGTGAAATCGAAAAACTTCCGCGTCGTCTCCGGCTCCAATAACGGCGGCGCCGTGCTCGTTGTAGGCAAGGATTCGGGAATCACCGATGTGAAAGAACTCGTTGGCAAAACGGTCGCGATTCCAACCAAGGGAAGCACAAACGAAATCTCCCTGCGCTTGCTGCTCCAGCAGGCCGGCCTTAAAGTAACGGACGATTCCACGGGCGTACAGATCATCGCTCGCGCGCCTGCCGACACGCTTATTGCGATGCGCCAGAAGGAGATCGACGCGACTCTTATTCCAGAGCCGTGGGGGACTCAAATGGAGCAAGAGGGCATTGGCTCCATTCTCGTCGACTGGAACAAGATTCCGCCAAACAACGGCGACTATCCGCTGTCGATCATGGTTGCGAGCGATAAATTTATTAAAGAGCATCGCGATCTTGTCAAAGCCGCGATTAAGGCTAACCTTCAAGCCATCGACTTCATCGAGAAATCTCCAGACGAAGCCTATGCCTCGATCAACAACCAGCTCAAAGAGCTAACGGGCAAAGCGATGGACGTAGAGCTGATCAAGGCTGCTCTGGCCCGCTGCCACATCACTTCCGATGTCAGCAAGGAAGCAATCGAAGAAATGGCGAAGGTGTCCATCGAAGCCGGTTATATTAAAGATATTACGGTCGACACCCTCGACCTGAGCGAATTCGTCGACTTGTCGATGCTTGAAGAAGTTAAGACAGAGAAATAGGGAGCACCCAATGCAATGAGCAAAAAAATCGTGAACAGCGTAGTTGAACTGATTGGCGACACCCCGGCAGTCCGCATTAATCGTCTCGTGGGCCCGAACGATGCCGAGGTGTACATTAAGCTTGAAATGCTAAACCCGAGCGGCAGTGTGAAGGATCGTGCCGCTTACAACCTGATCGCCCAGGCCGAGCTGGATGGTCGGTTGCAGCCAGGCGCAACGATCATCGAGCCCACAAGCGGCAATACCGGCATAGGCCTCGCGATGAATGCGGCAGCCAAAGGTTATAAGGCAATTCTAATCATGCCGGACAACATGACCAAAGAGCGTATTAACCTGTTGAAGGCTTACGGCGCGGAAGTGGTACTGACACCAGCAGCGGAACGCATGCCTGGCGCGATTCGCAAAGCGCAGGAGCTAAACGCGCAAATTCCGAATAGCTTCATCCCGCAGCAATTCGAGAACAAGGCGAACCCGGACATTCATCGCACGACGACAGCTCTCGAGATTATCGAGCAGATGGAAGGCCGTCTCGACGCCTTTGTCGCTTCCTCGGGAACGGGCGGAACGATTACCGGCACTGGCGAAGTACTGAAGGAGAAGCTGCCGGGCATCCGCATTCTCGTCGTCGAGCCGAAGGGCTCGCCAGTTCTCTCCGGCGGAGAGCCTGGCCCCCACAAGCTCGTCGGCACCAGCCCCGGCTTCGTGCCCGCGATTCTGAACACGAACGTGTACGATGAGATCGTACAGGTTGACGACGAAGATGCGGTGCAGACGACGCGCGATCTCGCTTCCCGCGAAGGCATCCTAGTCGGCCCGTCCGCCGGCGCTACCGTCTGGGCGGCGCTTCAGGAAGCCCGCCGTCTCGGCCCGGGCAAACGGGTGCTGTGCATCGCCGCGGATACGGGCGAACGCTACTTGAGCATGGGGATCTTTTTCTAGACATTTGGTGAGACAGATTATGCAAGTTGTACACTAAGAGGAAAAAGTGAGCATACAGAACGACTGCAGCCGTGCAGATAATGAAGAAGATGGCGTTTCTCCTCCAGAAGAGGGCTAAAGAGGAATAATCCTCCTTAGCCCTCTTCATTTTGGTCTGAATAAAAAGAGAAACCCTACCGTCTTAAAAAAAGACGCGGGTTTCTCGGCACTCTGGTCCGCTTACAGAGCGAACGGACTTTAGGTAGTATAGAGGCGAACCGTGACTATTAAAAGCCACAGCTCGCTGCCACTACTATTCCTTCCAATTTTCAATTCCAGTTTCAAGATGCTCGAAAGAATGCGGAATCGAAGCTTCCATGATGTCTAAATAATTGCTGTGATCTTCCGGAATATCGGTCCATTCCGGTCCAACCTTGATATCCCAAGGTTTACGATCCAGCAGCCCATTAAGGATTCTAATAACCTCTAATCTCGTAATGGATTGATTCGGATTGAAGTTCTTCTCCGTAAAATGCACCAGCACACCTTGCTTCTCGGCCGTTGCGATGGCTTTTTCAGCCCAGTGTCCTGCTACGTCCGTATATGTGCTTTCCTGTGCGGTGTCCCATTGGTACACATTCATGAGGATCTGCGCGAATTCCGCCCGAGTGATTTGTTTCTTCGGTTTGAAAGTCTTGTCGCTGAATCCGACCATCCATTCATTATTGGATGCAGCCGTGATCGCATTCGCAGCCCAATGTTTTGCACTGACATCTGAATACGATGCTTTGTTAGAGCCCGCTGCAGATGTATACAAACGGGACAAGATCGCAGCCATCTCCGACCGGATAATTCCTCGATCCGCTTGGAAAGTATCATCTGGATATCCAACCATGTAAGCACTATGATCGCCTGTTGACTTTACTTTCGGCTTTGTAGAGAAACTGAATTCCACAATCGTGTCTCCGACATGGATGAGGCCGTCCTTAATATAGCTGTCATCCCCAAAACGCTCTTCACGCTTATCGGAACGACTGTCAAAAATGATGTAGCCATTCTTCTCACCTGTAAAGTAGTAATCACCATCTGCGTAAACCATCCAGCCATATTGGCCGCTGGTTGAGCTTATCTGTGGGTTGTGATTTTTGTTCGGCGCAAAATCCGGAAGCTCAGGAAGTTGAACAAGCGTTCCCGGCACTCTGCCTTTGGAACGATTCAGTTCCGTATCCGCCCAATACAATTGCATATTCACTCCTGCAACAGGCTGATTTGTCACCGTATCGAGAATCGTACCATATGGATCGACCAGATCAACCGCCAACTTGGCATTTCCATTGCTATCCACAGTTAGCTTACCGGCAGGACCCGCCAGCTTCTCTCCGTTAGGCGCAAACACGTTCAGCGACAAAGTATATTCGCCGGATGGGAGTTGCGGAAGCGTAAAGCTGCCGTCTTGGCTCATCACAATATTGGGCAGATTCAGCTTTTGGCCGTTTGCTGATATTATTTCGCCGGTTACTTTCAAGTTGTTTCCGACGAGCTTCGTAATGATCTCCTGAACAACTTTGCCACCGTTCGCTTGGTCCGAAACAATGACTTCCGGTTTCATTGTAGGTGCAGGCTGTTGTACACCATCCGTATTTCCTGCAGGCGGAACTTCTACAGGTGGAATTTCTACAGGTGGGATTTCAACAGGCGCGTTTGGTTTGATAGTAACCACATTAGACATACCTGCATATGGACCCGATTCCACGTTTAATCGGAAATAGTAAGTTTCGTTACTCGATAAACCCGCTAACGTTGCACTTGTTGCAACAGCATCCAGCGTCTCCAATGGGCTAACCGGTCTAAAGGTAGTTCCGTCTGTAGATTGTTCTACAACAATGTTCGTTGCCCCCGTTAAAGCAGGGAATTTCAATGTCACTTGTTCAATGCCTGCAACGGCCGACAAAGTGGTGATTGGTTCCGAAGGCGAGGCATCGACCACATTGGACACGCCTGCATATGAACCAGATCCGACGTTTAATCGGAAAGAGTAGGTTTCTCCGTTCGTTAATCCGGTTAAGGTTGCACTTGTTGAAGCAGCATCCAGCGTCTCCACCGGGCTAACCGGAGTAAAGTTTGTTCCATCGGTAGACTGTTCAACAACGATGCTCGTTGCCCCTGTTAAAGCAGGGAAATTCAATGTCACTTGCTGGTTGCCTGCAACGGCCGACAAAGTGGTCAACGATTTTGAAGGCGAGGCATCGACCACATTGGACACGCCTGCATATGGGCCCGATCCGACGTTCAGTCGGAAATAGTAGGTTTCGCCGTTCGTTAATCCGATTACGGTTGCACTAGTTGAAGCAGTATCCAGCGTCTCCACCGGGCTCACTGGAGTAAAGTTTGTTCCATCGGTAGACTGTTCAACAACGATGCTCGTTGCCCCCGTTAGAGCAGGGAAATTCAATGTCACTTGCCCATTGCCTGCAACAGCCGACAAATCGCCTAAAGGAGCTGGATCAGCCGCAATCACATAAACCGTAAATGTCTTCTCGCTAGTAAGCCCGTCTTTGGTGATGGTTGCCGTCAAGGTCACGTAAGTTCCCGATTGAGCGATTACCGGCCTTTTCACGGTTCCATCTGGCGCGATGACCGACGGCTGGTCAGAGGACCAGACGGTGGTTACGCCATCGTCTTGTTGCAGTGTAAGATTGTTTTTCACCGAGTTTTTCGTTTCTCCGAGTTTATACCCGATATCGGTTTTGTCCTCTGCCTTTTCAATGGCCAGAATACCATCTTTATAATCCGAAATGAGTTGGTTCGCGATTCGATCAGCTATTTCTTCAATGATATCAGCACTGGACTTATCGGAATTGACATGCTGACCGCCGTTTGTAATGCCGTCGATAAACGTTTGGTCGATAACCTCATACGTGGCGCTGGTTACTCCAACATATTGTGCGCCGCTGTTATTGAATGACTCCGTCAGTTTAGATTGATTCGTTCCCCCGTCTAATTCTCCGCGAGGGTCATCGTTAATGTTCACGATATAACGCAGCGGGGACGTTCCCCAATTGATTTTATCCGCGGCTACATCCAATGGCTTGCTCGAAGTCGAAAACAACTTCATATTATCAAATGCAAAAATCGAAATAATCCCGCAGCCATGGCCTACATGGCTAACGATCGGACCAAATTCATCTCCGTAAACATTTGGGAGAGTTAAATTCCTAATGATTTGGTCACCATTATCCCACATGTTCAACGTCGTATCCGTTGCTACGACTTTAATGCTGTGGTGAGTGGATGCCCCTTTCACGAAACTTCCGATTTGGGTAACGCCTGGCATGGAACTCAAAGCTCTGCTCTTCTCATTATGTAGTGCGGTTGCGTCCACACCATTGATTTTGTATACTCTGACAGCACCTTGAACATATAAAATCGAATAACCGCTTAATTTTCCGTTGCTGTCTATCTCCGTATTAAATAGAAAACCGCCGCCTTCCATGCTGTGATAATCCACTTTGGATTCATCCATATCGAAGGTGATGATTTTTTTGCCTGAAGGGCTTCCTTGCGTCAGCATGAAATCCTTATAAGCAGGTGAGGTATAACCATAGAAGGTTAACGTGTTGCCTCCATTGGAAATTTGAACATGATTGTAATCAGGGGTTTCAACCATCGGAGTGATAGCTGAAGGTTTAATATACCAGCTGTCATAACCGTTATGCACATAAGTCGTATCCGATACCGTTGTCCGGTCTGCACTCGCGTCCATGATCGACACATACTTAGGATTTACGCCTCCAGCTATCAGCTTAGCTTTAACAGCATCATTCAATTGGCTCTCAAAATTACTAGAATCATAAACACTCGTTCCGGAGTTATAGTAAACCTCTGCTACCGGCGAAAGCGCATATGCCATTGGCATATTCGTAATAATTAATAGCGTTGCCACTATCATCGAGATTATCGTTTTTGTTTTTTTCAACTGTTTCACCCATCCTGTAAGTTTAGTAACCTTGTGAAATCCTACACTGACACTGACCAGTGACCCCTTATCCCCATTAATGAATAAATAAACTGTGCTGCAACACCCTCCAACAAAGCATATTGTAAAAATTGTTAATTCCAACATATCAGAAGCATCTCTCAAATATCTCTCAAATTCGACAACTGTCGACAGGTAGATTTTTGAGAGATCATTACCCTATGATAGTATCCATAGGGGTGTGACTACAGATGAAGAAACTAATTGGTTATCTGGGTGTAATATGCGCCTTAATCGCCATTCTCTATATCATTTTTAGCGACCAGGACACAGGCGCCGTCAAAATCAAAGCCGTAGACGGCGTACTTAACTTGCGAGAGCTCAAGGATTCACCGTTTGTATCGTTAGCTGGCGATTGGAAATTCACCGCCGAAGCTTTTGTATCCCCGACTGACTTTAATAACAAAGCCGAAAATCTGCCCGTACCCGGTGCCTGGGCATCGGATGTCGAGTGGGGCTCCTATCAGTTAATGGTATACCTGCCCGATCACTGGTCAGATGAGCTTGGTCTCCGCGTTCGAAATATTTGGTCCGCCCACACCATTTACGTCGATGGTATACCTCTCTCAAAAATAGGAACAGTGGCAGCAACCAAACAAGCGACAACCCCGGATAATCCTTCCTATGAAGCCTATTTTAAACCGGGCAGCCAACAGCTCCTTATTACCATTCATGCATCCAATTTCTATAACACGAGAGGCGGCATCGTACTGCCGATCGATTTCGGCGACGCCGAGCAGATGAAGGAAGATGTGCAGCGAGATCTTTCCCTGGAGTGGACGGCTACCTTATGGTTGCTGCTGTTCAGCATGTTCCATATGACGATCTACTTGCTGCGAACGAAGGACGAAGCCTTCTTGTACAGTGGACTGCACTTTCTGCTGTTGGCGTTGGTCATCGTCCTGCGAGGAGAGCGGCTATTCATTCGGGAGTTCCCATCGTTTCCCTTTGAACTCTATTTTCGCCTGCAGGATACCGTTACCTTCCTGGCCGCCATCTTGCTCATTGTTTTTATCGTCAAAATGATTCCTTCTATTATGAGTAGAAAGACGATGCATCTTCTTTTTCTGCCGATCCTGGTCTATTCATTCTTAAATGCGGTCCTCCCGGCCAGAAAAATATCGGTTACGCAGTATCCGCTCTTTTATTACTTCGATGCATTAATCCTAGGCATTATTGTTCGCATCTTCTATTTGACGCTAAAAAAGCGAATTAATATAAGTAGAAATGAAGCCGTCATCCTTTTATTGATGCTTCTGTTTTTAGCCGTATTCGCCATAAGCGCTTCATCGGACAGTTTATTTTTTACAGGGCGAAACTACATGAATCGTATTGGATTTATTGGATTTCTCGTGATGATGAATGTTTTTCTTGGCATACGTCTGATGAACCGGGCTGAGGAGTCAGAGCAACTTAGTACCAGACTGCAGAAAGCAAACGATGCTAAGGATGCTTTCTTGAAAGTTACGACTCAGGATTTGCAAAGGCCTCTGCATGATGCCGTCCATCTAGTGGGGGCGATTGCCCGGGAGCCCAGTCGCGAGAAGCAAGCGGAGCAATTGTACTTGGCTGAGCAGCTGATGGGGAACATGGTGTATTTGCTGAGAGATCTGCATGATTTTACCCGCATTCGATTTGATGATTACGCGATTCAGCTTAAATCCACCAATCTTCGGATGGTCATCCTCCATGTCATTCAGCTGATGCAGTTTACCTTCACGAAGAAGAAGATCGTAATCAACGAACAAATTCCGAAACAGCTTTACGTATGGGCAGATGAGCAGCGCTTGACGCAGGTATTTATCCGAATTATGACAGAAATCTCTCACGATACCGCAGAAGACCGACTGACCATTGAATCTATGCAGGTCGGCACGGATGTCCTGCTTCGAGTGACTTCTGCCGGTGAATCTTCAGCGAATCGGGATCGCCCGCATTCTTCGGGGCTGATGATGACGGAAGAACTCATTCAACAGATGAACGGAAGCATCACATATGAACATTTGCAAGGCGAACTTCGCTTTACGGTCACACTAGCGTTTAGCGAATTTAAAGATCCAGTTACAGTAACGGAGCATGAATATAACCTACAATCTGTGGTGCATGTGGAAGATCGGGCGTTAGGAACGCTCTTGATTGTCGATGATGACGCGATGCATGCGGAAGTCATGAGAGACATGCTGGGGGATACCTACACGGTGCGAATCGCTTATACGGCTCAAGAAGCGCTTGAGTATTATAGCAATCATCCGGAAGTCGCGATGATGATCGTAGATGATATCATTCCTGGGGACATGAATAGTTTGGAATTGCTTCGGCAAATCCGTAACCAGGCATCCTTAATGGACCTGCCGATCTTAATGATGATTTCTTCCGAATATCCCAGACATATTGAGATGATTTTCGCTGCTGGCGCTAATGATTATTTACTGAAGCCTTTTCCCAAAGAGACCTTGATGGCTCGCTTGAATGCCACAGAACAAACGAAGCAGTCTATGCTGAAAGCGATTGAGTATGAAATGGCCTTTCTGCAAACCCAAATCAAACCGCATTTTCTCTATAACGCACTTAGCAACATTATTGCCTTTTGCTATACGGATGGAGAGCGTGCAGCTCATCTGCTAACGATGCTCAGTTCTTTCTTGCGTTATATATTCGAGACGAGCCGGGACGGACAATTCTCTACCCTCCAGAAGGAAATGGAAATTATCGAGGCCTATGTAGAGGTGGAAAAGGCTAGATTTGGCGAGCGGTTAACCTTTGCTAGTGACATCGATCCGTCCATTGCCGTGGAGCAGGTTCTGATTCCTAGCCTGCTCCTGCAGCCTTTAGTCGAGAATGCGATTCGCCACGGCCTATTCGACAAGGAAGGTCCAGGTCATGTTCAGGTCACTGTTTCCTTGCGCGAATCCTTTTTAAACATATCCGTCGCCGATGATGGCGTAGGCATGTCTGCCATGCAGTGCGCTCAATTAATGAGGGGAGCGAATGCCAAGGCCGGAATCGGCTTTACGAATGTTCGTCGGCGCGTCCATGATCTCACCCAAGGAAGCCTGGAGATTAACTCGTCGCCGGGCAATGGAACAACCATTCAAATCATGATTCCCATGAAGGAGGGACAAGAGTAATGTGGAAGATCATCATCGTGGAGGATGAAAAACCAATTCTAGGCCTGCATGCCAGATTGCTTGAAACGTATGGCCCCTTTCAAGTTGTAGGCTGCTTCGAATCGCCGTTTGATGCGCTGCAGGAAATACCGAAGCTGGAATTGGATGCACTCGTGCTCGACATTGAAATGCCAAGAATGACGGGGCTTCAGCTTGCTCAGAACTTAGTGGAGAACGGTATTGATGTACCTGTAATTTTCACGACCGCTCACCAACAATATGCCGTACAAGCCTTTCGCGTGCAAGCCCTGGATTATCTCTTGAAACCGTTGACCATAAATATAGTGAAGCAGCTTGATGAACGCCTCCAGAAGTATTATGGACAGAAACCAAAGCTGGCCCATAAGAAGGAACTCGATGTTCAGTTATATGGAGAAGCATCCGTTATGAAAGGAGAGCAGCTTGTGAAATGGCCTACCCGCATAACGGAGGAGTTGTTTTACTATTTGCTCCTCCATGAAAATAAATTATGTCAAAAGTGGAGAATTATCGATGACCTCTGGGCAAACGTGGATGAAAAACGAGCGCTTTCTAATTTGTATAATACAATTTATCGGATGCGTCAGCTGTTTATGGAGCTTGATATTCCCATTGTCATCGAACGAATGAATGATGGTTATATTATGAATACGAACAGCAGCATCGTAATGAAACCGAAAGAGAGGCCGGATGCCCCTCTGCTGGGATCTAAAGGATATCTTTGGGCTTATGGTTGGGAATTTGGATGGTAAAGCAAAAAACCACAACCGGAATCGGTTGTGGTTTTTCATACGATGCCTCATATGAAAGGAAGTTAGGGGAGATTTCAGCTACGATCCGGATTCATCATCCTCATCGAAGAAATCTCCGTATTGATCAGGCGCTTTTCCTTTCGAATCTAGGAGAGCAGGGAGCTTCATTCCTCTCAAGTCCCCATCTTCTAAATATTGAACGATGAATCTCCACTCATCACCATAGTCGAATAACAGCAACATCTTCTGTTTGGGTGTATGGAATACCTTACTAACCTTCGCGTTCTTCACACCTGGGAAATTCATCTTTTCGCCCATATCGGCAAATAGCTCGTATCCTTCCTCCGACCGGGTCCAGTTTTTTAGTTCAATCCTTCCGCGGCGCGACGTCAGCCGCCTTGTTCTTGGGCGGTCTGCCTCTGCGCGGCTTAATTGCCGCATCGGCAGTACTACTGCCTGCACGAGTTCTCGTCGGTTCCTTGTCCATGTCCAGATTCAAATCAATGCCGAATGTGCCCGCCAAGTCGCCATCCTCCATCACTCTGCGGCCGCGCCGTCCGTCTTTGCCCAGCATCGTTTTCGATTGCTCGGCAAGTGAGGCCGTAATCAGCTCGTCCATCTTGACCATGCGCAACTCAAAGAACAATGCAGCATTATCGTCGAATCTTGCGCCAATCCCATACAGCACAGCGGCTACATGTTTACACATCACTGCATAGTCAGGACAACTGCACGAGAATTGAATGTCCTTGGGTGAAGGAAACAAACCTGAACTTTTCATTATGAATAGATCAGATAAGCCCTTCGGAAACTTGCCAGCAGCCAGTTCTTGCAGCGAGTTGATTTTACCTGAGCACTCCTTCACTATACTGTTCCACATCTCATTCGAAAGCGGAGTTACCTTGACCTCAATTTTATAAGGTTTCGACGAGCTGCCTTGCACAAGCGCCGCTACCTTGCCTTGTGCAACTTGAAGATCAAGCACCGCACCATGCCTGACATAGCTGCGCCCCCGATCAATCCGATTGCTGTAATCCGCATAGCTTTCCAGATTCGAGCACCATGCCTTGCCCCACCAGGTTGCCGCAATCGTGCGTCCAGAAATAACGATCGGCCAAACCTTGTTATCTTTTTTTTTCAGCTTTTCTACCGCAGCTGCCGCCCGACGTTTCTTCTCCGCCACTGGAACATACTCTGGAAAGTCATTGTAGAACGCCATCGTCCCACCTCCCTGTTACGATAGTCGCATCAGATCCAGCAACTGTCCGTTATCCATCTCCGTTATCCAGCTCTCCTGAATGTCGGGTACAATCTCATTGGACAATCGAAGCTTATCCGTAATGATTTGGTCGATCTTTTCCTCCACAGTGCCTTGCGTAATAAATTTGTGGACGATTACATTCTTCTGTTGGCCGATGCGGAAAGCGCGATCCGTCGCCTGATTTT
This window contains:
- a CDS encoding S-layer homology domain-containing protein → MLELTIFTICFVGGCCSTVYLFINGDKGSLVSVSVGFHKVTKLTGWVKQLKKTKTIISMIVATLLIITNMPMAYALSPVAEVYYNSGTSVYDSSNFESQLNDAVKAKLIAGGVNPKYVSIMDASADRTTVSDTTYVHNGYDSWYIKPSAITPMVETPDYNHVQISNGGNTLTFYGYTSPAYKDFMLTQGSPSGKKIITFDMDESKVDYHSMEGGGFLFNTEIDSNGKLSGYSILYVQGAVRVYKINGVDATALHNEKSRALSSMPGVTQIGSFVKGASTHHSIKVVATDTTLNMWDNGDQIIRNLTLPNVYGDEFGPIVSHVGHGCGIISIFAFDNMKLFSTSSKPLDVAADKINWGTSPLRYIVNINDDPRGELDGGTNQSKLTESFNNSGAQYVGVTSATYEVIDQTFIDGITNGGQHVNSDKSSADIIEEIADRIANQLISDYKDGILAIEKAEDKTDIGYKLGETKNSVKNNLTLQQDDGVTTVWSSDQPSVIAPDGTVKRPVIAQSGTYVTLTATITKDGLTSEKTFTVYVIAADPAPLGDLSAVAGNGQVTLNFPALTGATSIVVEQSTDGTNFTPVSPVETLDTASTSATVIGLTNGETYYFRLNVGSGPYAGVSNVVDASPSKSLTTLSAVAGNQQVTLNFPALTGATSIVVEQSTDGTNFTPVSPVETLDAASTSATLTGLTNGETYSFRLNVGSGSYAGVSNVVDASPSEPITTLSAVAGIEQVTLKFPALTGATNIVVEQSTDGTTFRPVSPLETLDAVATSATLAGLSSNETYYFRLNVESGPYAGMSNVVTIKPNAPVEIPPVEIPPVEVPPAGNTDGVQQPAPTMKPEVIVSDQANGGKVVQEIITKLVGNNLKVTGEIISANGQKLNLPNIVMSQDGSFTLPQLPSGEYTLSLNVFAPNGEKLAGPAGKLTVDSNGNAKLAVDLVDPYGTILDTVTNQPVAGVNMQLYWADTELNRSKGRVPGTLVQLPELPDFAPNKNHNPQISSTSGQYGWMVYADGDYYFTGEKNGYIIFDSRSDKREERFGDDSYIKDGLIHVGDTIVEFSFSTKPKVKSTGDHSAYMVGYPDDTFQADRGIIRSEMAAILSRLYTSAAGSNKASYSDVSAKHWAANAITAASNNEWMVGFSDKTFKPKKQITRAEFAQILMNVYQWDTAQESTYTDVAGHWAEKAIATAEKQGVLVHFTEKNFNPNQSITRLEVIRILNGLLDRKPWDIKVGPEWTDIPEDHSNYLDIMEASIPHSFEHLETGIENWKE
- a CDS encoding Histidine kinase-, DNA gyrase B-, and HSP90-like ATPase, with product MKKLIGYLGVICALIAILYIIFSDQDTGAVKIKAVDGVLNLRELKDSPFVSLAGDWKFTAEAFVSPTDFNNKAENLPVPGAWASDVEWGSYQLMVYLPDHWSDELGLRVRNIWSAHTIYVDGIPLSKIGTVAATKQATTPDNPSYEAYFKPGSQQLLITIHASNFYNTRGGIVLPIDFGDAEQMKEDVQRDLSLEWTATLWLLLFSMFHMTIYLLRTKDEAFLYSGLHFLLLALVIVLRGERLFIREFPSFPFELYFRLQDTVTFLAAILLIVFIVKMIPSIMSRKTMHLLFLPILVYSFLNAVLPARKISVTQYPLFYYFDALILGIIVRIFYLTLKKRINISRNEAVILLLMLLFLAVFAISASSDSLFFTGRNYMNRIGFIGFLVMMNVFLGIRLMNRAEESEQLSTRLQKANDAKDAFLKVTTQDLQRPLHDAVHLVGAIAREPSREKQAEQLYLAEQLMGNMVYLLRDLHDFTRIRFDDYAIQLKSTNLRMVILHVIQLMQFTFTKKKIVINEQIPKQLYVWADEQRLTQVFIRIMTEISHDTAEDRLTIESMQVGTDVLLRVTSAGESSANRDRPHSSGLMMTEELIQQMNGSITYEHLQGELRFTVTLAFSEFKDPVTVTEHEYNLQSVVHVEDRALGTLLIVDDDAMHAEVMRDMLGDTYTVRIAYTAQEALEYYSNHPEVAMMIVDDIIPGDMNSLELLRQIRNQASLMDLPILMMISSEYPRHIEMIFAAGANDYLLKPFPKETLMARLNATEQTKQSMLKAIEYEMAFLQTQIKPHFLYNALSNIIAFCYTDGERAAHLLTMLSSFLRYIFETSRDGQFSTLQKEMEIIEAYVEVEKARFGERLTFASDIDPSIAVEQVLIPSLLLQPLVENAIRHGLFDKEGPGHVQVTVSLRESFLNISVADDGVGMSAMQCAQLMRGANAKAGIGFTNVRRRVHDLTQGSLEINSSPGNGTTIQIMIPMKEGQE